Proteins found in one Streptomyces sp. NBC_00461 genomic segment:
- a CDS encoding amidohydrolase family protein, translating to MLPPDAQIVSVDDHVIEHPNVWTDRLPKKYREAGPRIEHRPDGSDVWIYEGALAGTLALNAVAGKDPKDFGLDPRSYDDMLPGCHDIHDRIRDMDLEGVWAQMCFPNMGGFAGSGFAKSKDLDLAAACVRAYNDFILDEWCAAYPERQIPLVMVPYWNVEQSVAEIERTAAKGAKSVTFPELPDRRDLPSWHSDHWDPVLAAAAAHDLPLSLHFGSGGSPQASPEAMSTNFTVGISLFGLNSMSATAELLLSPVFHKHPNLKVALSEGGIGWMPYMLERIDVVWERHRWYNDVNKDVRPSELFKDHVYGCFISDRAGVFTRHLIGVENIMFESDYPHSDSNWPQTRKLLENVMLDVPDDEVRLMVELNARRLYNFPRSHA from the coding sequence ATGCTGCCACCTGATGCCCAGATCGTCTCCGTGGACGACCACGTCATCGAGCACCCGAACGTCTGGACCGACCGCCTGCCCAAGAAATACCGGGAGGCCGGCCCCCGGATCGAGCACCGGCCGGACGGCAGCGACGTATGGATCTATGAGGGCGCGCTCGCCGGCACACTGGCCCTCAACGCGGTGGCCGGCAAGGATCCCAAGGACTTCGGGCTCGATCCGCGCAGCTACGACGACATGCTTCCGGGCTGCCACGACATCCACGACCGCATCCGGGACATGGACCTCGAGGGCGTCTGGGCCCAGATGTGCTTCCCGAACATGGGCGGATTCGCCGGCAGCGGATTTGCGAAGTCGAAGGATCTCGACCTCGCGGCCGCGTGCGTCCGGGCCTACAACGACTTCATCCTGGACGAGTGGTGCGCGGCCTATCCCGAACGTCAGATTCCGCTGGTGATGGTGCCGTACTGGAACGTCGAGCAGAGCGTGGCCGAGATCGAGCGGACAGCGGCCAAGGGTGCCAAGAGCGTGACCTTCCCGGAACTGCCCGACCGGCGGGATCTGCCGTCATGGCACAGCGACCACTGGGACCCGGTGCTCGCGGCCGCCGCCGCCCACGACCTGCCGCTCTCGCTGCACTTCGGGTCGGGCGGTAGCCCGCAGGCCTCACCGGAGGCGATGAGCACGAACTTCACCGTGGGCATCTCGCTGTTCGGCCTCAACTCGATGTCCGCGACCGCGGAACTGCTGCTCTCGCCCGTCTTCCACAAGCACCCGAACCTCAAGGTCGCGCTGTCCGAGGGCGGGATCGGCTGGATGCCGTACATGCTTGAGCGCATCGACGTGGTGTGGGAGCGGCACCGCTGGTACAACGACGTCAACAAGGACGTCCGTCCCTCGGAACTGTTCAAGGACCACGTCTACGGGTGCTTCATCTCCGACCGGGCCGGTGTGTTCACACGCCATCTGATCGGCGTGGAGAACATCATGTTCGAGAGCGACTACCCGCACTCCGACAGCAACTGGCCCCAGACCCGCAAGTTGCTCGAGAACGTCATGCTCGACGTTCCGGACGACGAGGTCCGCCTGATGGTGGAACTCAACGCCCGCCGTCTGTACAACTTCCCGCGCTCCCACGCCTGA
- a CDS encoding FAD-dependent oxidoreductase codes for MAQTPPPRIAVIGAGPSGFYATDHLVRAGMAVDLFDCLPTPYGLVRAGVAPDHPKIKSVARVFERTAAHPAVRFFGGVEFGEAITRAEVLERFTAVVYAMGTELDARLGIPGEDLSGSHPATHFVCWYNGHPAHAHRRFHLGGSHAVVVGNGNVALDVARMLVLPEETLRTTDASDRAIDALASSSLRRVSVLGRRGPVQSAFSTPELLELGRLDGVDVVVDPAELQLDPHSARELAAHGADSPAARRLALLTEFSRRPASPGSRRIELRFLRSPVELLGDPAGERVSAVRTAHNVLEADLDGRVVARPTHRHEVLPCDLVIRAVGYRARPVEGLPLDPHTGVLRNVAGRLVGPDSVALTGEYVVGWAKRGPSGVIGTNKSDAENTVTALLDDLRRGRLNGRASAAPDEVRAWIRRGVPASVDWNAWLSIDRHERARGEPLGRPRVKLTSLTQMHDVVDRARADAVSDAARLAPRT; via the coding sequence GTGGCCCAGACTCCCCCGCCCCGAATCGCCGTCATAGGCGCCGGCCCGTCAGGGTTCTACGCGACCGATCACCTCGTGCGCGCGGGCATGGCCGTCGATCTCTTCGACTGCCTGCCGACCCCCTACGGGCTGGTGCGAGCCGGCGTCGCACCCGACCATCCCAAGATCAAGTCTGTGGCCCGCGTCTTCGAGCGCACGGCCGCGCATCCCGCTGTCCGCTTCTTCGGCGGCGTCGAGTTCGGCGAGGCGATCACCCGCGCCGAGGTGCTCGAACGGTTCACGGCGGTCGTGTACGCGATGGGCACCGAACTCGACGCACGGCTGGGCATCCCCGGCGAGGACCTGTCCGGATCGCATCCGGCCACGCACTTCGTCTGCTGGTACAACGGCCACCCGGCCCACGCGCACCGGAGGTTCCACCTGGGCGGCTCCCATGCCGTGGTCGTGGGGAACGGCAATGTCGCGCTCGACGTGGCACGTATGCTCGTACTGCCCGAGGAGACCCTTCGCACAACCGACGCCTCTGACCGGGCGATCGACGCGCTCGCCTCCTCATCGCTGCGCCGGGTGAGCGTGCTCGGCCGGCGCGGCCCGGTCCAGTCCGCCTTCAGCACACCGGAGTTGCTGGAGCTGGGCCGGCTCGACGGCGTGGATGTCGTCGTCGATCCGGCCGAGCTCCAGCTCGACCCGCACAGTGCCCGGGAGCTGGCCGCTCACGGGGCCGACTCACCGGCGGCACGGCGGCTGGCGCTGCTCACCGAGTTCTCCCGGCGCCCGGCCTCGCCGGGCAGCCGGCGCATCGAACTCCGCTTCCTGCGCTCGCCCGTCGAACTCCTGGGTGATCCTGCGGGCGAGCGCGTGAGCGCGGTCCGCACCGCGCACAACGTACTGGAAGCCGATCTGGACGGGCGCGTCGTCGCGCGGCCGACCCACCGGCACGAGGTGCTGCCCTGTGACCTCGTCATACGCGCGGTCGGTTATCGCGCGCGCCCGGTCGAGGGCCTTCCGCTGGATCCGCACACCGGCGTCCTGCGCAACGTCGCCGGCCGGCTGGTGGGCCCCGACAGCGTGGCCCTGACCGGTGAGTATGTCGTCGGCTGGGCCAAACGCGGGCCCTCGGGGGTGATCGGCACGAACAAGTCGGACGCCGAGAACACCGTCACGGCCCTTCTCGACGACCTGCGCCGGGGACGGCTCAACGGACGTGCGAGTGCCGCGCCGGACGAGGTGCGGGCATGGATCCGCCGTGGTGTTCCGGCCTCCGTCGACTGGAACGCGTGGCTGTCGATCGACCGTCACGAGCGGGCGAGGGGCGAACCGCTCGGGCGACCGCGCGTCAAGCTCACCTCGCTCACCCAGATGCACGACGTCGTCGACCGGGCGCGCGCCGACGCGGTTTCGGATGCGGCGCGGCTCGCGCCACGAACGTGA